The following proteins are co-located in the Sebastes umbrosus isolate fSebUmb1 chromosome 24, fSebUmb1.pri, whole genome shotgun sequence genome:
- the LOC119483896 gene encoding 2-oxoglutarate receptor 1-like yields the protein MELDNCTDVDRLMNRYYLPVSYGIICIVGLVGNVTAIGIYVTKLRPWKSSSIIMVNLALTDLLYVLSMPFLIYYYVNEDWTLGDFMCRFVRFGFHFNLYGSILFLTCLAVFRYVVVIQPLIAAQVQRKFWGVIACSAVWIIAAAEIIPMLTMISFEESNNKTYCLDFASSTDVYTVRWYGWLVTALGFLLPLVVVFMCYIGIVKELANGPQTTSPCRMRARRVTVLILVVFVVCFLPYHILRVLRIETRNSTCMVERNVHTAYIISRPLAGFNTFFNLALYTLSGDQFRRAFLSTFYSEYWLSKARSLLHVTVISKAGRDMPAG from the coding sequence ATGGAACTTGACAACTGCACCGACGTGGACCGACTGATGAATCGCTATTACCTGCCCGTCTCCTACGGCATCATCTGCATCGTGGGCCTGGTGGGCAACGTAACCGCCATCGGCATTTACGTGACCAAGCTGCGTCCCTGgaagagcagcagcatcatcatggtCAACTTGGCGCTGACCGACCTCCTCTACGTCCTCAGCATGCCCTTCCTGATCTACTACTACGTCAACGAGGACTGGACCCTCGGCGACTTCATGTGCCGATTTGTGCGCTTTGGCTTTCATTTTAACCTGTACGGGAGCATCCTCTTCCTGACGTGTCTCGCCGTTTTCCGCTACGTGGTGGTGATCCAGCCTCTGATTGCAGCACAGGTGCAGAGGAAGTTTTGGGGTGTAATTGCGTGTTCAGCCGTCTGGATCATCGCCGCTGCTGAAATCATACCCATGTTGACGATGATATCCTTCGAGGAGAGCAACAACAAGACCTACTGCTTGGACTTTGCTAGCAGCACAGACGTCTACACCGTGCGGTGGTATGGCTGGCTGGTTACTGCGCTCGGATTTCTCCTCCCTCTAGTGGTGGTGTTCATGTGCTACATCGGTATAGTGAAAGAGCTGGCGAACGGGCCCCAAACAACCAGTCCGTGCCGGATGCGAGCGCGGCGCGTGACCGTGCTGATCCTGGTGGTGTTTGTGGTGTGTTTCCTGCCGTATCATATCTTACGTGTGTTACGGATAGAAACTCGAAACTCGACGTGCATGGTGGAGCGCAATGTGCACACGGCATATATTATCTCCAGGCCTCTGGCTGGATTCAACACGTTTTTTAACCTGGCTCTGTACACTCTCTCAGGTGATCAGTTCAGGAGGGCCTTCCTCAGCACTTTTTACTCAGAATACTGGCTGAGCAAAGCCAGGTCGCTGCTCCACGTGACCGTCATCAGCAAGGCAGGCCGAGACATGCCTGCTGGATGA